The window CGAATGAATTCGCTCCCACAGGGTTCCCATCCCGCCGAAATTTGCCCTCCTGTTTTATGCCATGAAGCGCAGATTATTCGCCTCCATGGCCGCTCTGGCGCGGAAGCTGCATTCGCTGACCATTCGCCGGTTTTCCGTCACCGGCATTTGGGAGGGAATAATGCGTAGCCTGGTTCTGCTACTGGCGCTGTTGGCGTTGAATGGTTGTATGAGTGTCAGCGATATGGCCCAGGGCACTCGCGATCAACTCAGTGATGCGGGGATTCTCGATCACAGCAATACCCGGCGCTTGAGCAATTTTCGCCTGCAGGCTGACTCCTTCATTTATATAGCGCAGGGTGCCTTCGCGCCCCACGGCGCCGGGGCTCTTCCCCGCCAAAACGTGGTCGCTGAAGAAGCCTTCAATGGTTTTGTCGAGTATTTCCCCATGGTCCGTCGTGCACGTGCGCCGCTTGGGCTGGACGAAGCCATGACCGAGGCCCGTTCCATGGGCGCTCATTACTTGCTCTATACCCGCTTTGCCAAGGCTGACGACCGCATCGGCAATACCGATGAGTGGTCTGATCAAGAGGCGGTTGATCGTCTCGGTATCGATAATGGCGTGATTCAGCTGATGGTCATTGAAACCAGCACCCGTTACCTGATCGACAGTGCGCGGATTCATATCCGTGGCGGTTTGCTGACGCTGTACGACACCAGCCCTGAAGATTTGCTTGCCCCGCCCCTTGAGGAATACGCTCGCAGTTTGTTGGGCGTCAGTCGTTAAGGAGCAAATCATGAGCGGTTCCGGCAAGGTCAACGATCTGTTTGCGCAGATCCCCAAAGGCAAAGGGTTGCCGCCTGTTCACCTGTGGAATCCGGATTTCTGTGGCGATATCGACATGCGTATCGCTCGGGACGGCACCTGGTACTACCTGGGCACGCCCATTGGCCGCAAGCCGATGGTCCGTCTGTTTTCGACCATCATGCGTCGCGACGGTGACGATTACTTCCTGATTACGCCGGTTGAGAAGGTGCGGATCACGGTCGATGACGCGCCCTTTGTGGCGGTCAGCCTGGAGGTCGAAGGGGAGGGTGAGCAGCAGGTTTTGCGGTTCACCACCAATGTCGAGGATCAAACGGTGGCGGGGCCCGAGCATCTACTGCGGGTAGTTACTGATCCGCACACGGGCGAGCCTGCTCCCTATGTAAATGTCAGGGTCAATCTCGAAGCCCTCATCCATCGCAACGTGTTTTACCAGTTGGTAGAGCTGGCGGTTCCCCGCGAGATAGACGGGCAACGATGGCTGGGGGTGTGGAGTTCAGGACAATTTTTTCCTGTGGGGCTGGAACCCTGACCGATAAATCACTTGCTCAATTGCCTGCGCCAGACTGCGCGGTTAAAGTGCCGCTCCCCGTTTTACCTGAGGTTTTTGCATGGATCAGTCCTTTGATATTGCCGTGATCGGCGCCACCGGTACTGTCGGCGAAACCATCGTCCAGATTCTTGAAGAACGCAATTTTCCGGTCGCGCAGCTGCATTTGCTGGCCAGCATCGAATCGGCAGGCCATTCAGTTCCGTTCAGGGGCAAGAACGTGCGCGTGCGCGAAGTCGACGAATTCGATTTCAGCAAAGCTCAAGTCGCGTTCTTCGCTGCAGGCCCGGCGATTACCCGCAGCTACGCGGCGCGCGCCACGGCGGCGGGGTGTTCGGTGATCGATCTGTCGGGCGGACTGACCTGCGAGGAGGCGCCAGGCGTTGTTCCTGAAATCAACGCCGCACTGCTCGAATCGTTCGGCAAGCCTTTTCAGGTCGGCAGCCCCAGCGCTTCTGGCGCTGCGTTGTCGTTGACCCTGGCGCCCTTGCGCGAGGTTTTGGAAATCCTGCGCGTGAATGTCACTGCCTGTCTGGCGGTTTCCAGCCAGGGCCGCGAGGGTGTCGCAGAGCTGGCGCGTCAGACCACCGAACTGCTCAACGTACGTCCGCTAGAACCGCGCTTCTTTGATCGGCAGATGGCGTTCAACGTGCTGGCTCAGGTGGGCGCGCCAGACGCAGACGGCCATGCGCCGTTGGAAAAACGTCTGGTCGCCGAGTTGCGTGAGTTGCTTGACCTGCCTTTACTCAAAGTCGCCGCGACTTGCATCCAGGTGCCGGTGTTCTTTGGCGACAGCTTTACTGTTTCGCTGGAGACAGCGGCGCCCGTTGATCTTGCGGCGGTGAACAAGGCGTTGGAAGCGGCAGCGGGTATCGAGCTTGTGGAAGAGGGCGATTACCCCACGGCGGTCGGTGATGCTGTAGGGCAAGACGTTGTTTATGTAGGAAGGGTGCGTAGCGGAATTGACGACCCGTGTCAGCTCAATCTGTGGGTAACCGCCGACAATGTTCGCAAAGGCGCGGCCTTGAACGCTGTGCAGGTTGCTGAATTGTTGATAAAAGACTATGTGTAAAAGATACTTGGCAACAATTTGAAGAATCATTCTAGCCAGGCGTGTCCTCGACGCTGAGATGAGTGCTTTTCACCTTCTCGGCTACCGAGGAATTTTTAAACAAGGGATGGGCTATGGTTCAGGTTCGCAAACTGGTTTTAGCAATTGCCGCGGCTTCAGCGCTGTCATCGGGAATGGCGCAGGCGCTGGGCCTTGGGGAATTGTCGGTCAAGTCGACCCTGAACCAACCATTGGTAGCCGAGATTGAGTTGACCGAAGCGCAGGGACTCAATCCTGCGCAAGTGGTCCCAAGTCTGGCGACCACCGCTGACTTCGCTCAGGCCGGGATTACCCGTCAGGCTTTTCTCAACGACTTGACGTTCACGCCGGTGATCAATGCCAGCGGCAAAAGCGTCTTGCGTATCACCTCGACCAGGCCGGTACGTGAGCCTTTCGTAAAATTCCTGGTGCAAGTGCTCTGGCCTAACGGCCGTCTGCTACGCGAGTACAGCCTGCTGCTGGATCCGCCCAAGTATTCGCCTGAGGCCGCGGCAGCAGCCACAGCGGCCGCGAATCCGGCGGCTCCGGCACAATTGCCGAGTACGGCGCCGGCCACCACTGAGCCTGCGACCCCACCCGCAGCGCCTGCGCCAGAGCCTGCGGCACAGACGCCACCTGCCGCAGCGCCTGCGTCGGACGCAAAACCTGTTCTCTACACCACCAGCAATAACGACACGCTGTGGGAAATCGCCGAAAAGGTCCGCAATGGCGGCACGGTCCAGCAAACCATGCTGGCGATTCAGGCGTTGAATCCCAACGCCTTCATCGGTGGCAACATCAACCGTCTTAAAAAAGGCCAGGTGTTACGCCTGCCCAACGCCGAGCAATCAAAGGTCACGCCCCAGCCACAGGCAATCAACGAAGTAGCGGCGCAAAACCAGGCCTGGCGCCAAGGGCGCAGCACTCCAACGGGCGCTCGCCAACTGGACGCCACGCGCCGCGACCGCGCGGGCTCCGCGCCTTCGCAGGTGGAGGCCAAAGACAATCTGAGTCTGGTCTCAGCAGGTTCAAATGGCGCCAACGGCGCGGCGGGTGACAAGAATCTCGCTAACAAGCTGGCTGTGGCTGAGGAAAACCTTGATACGGCGCGTCGTGATAACGCCGAACTCAAGAGCCGCATGAATGATCTGCAAAGTCAGCTCGACAAAATGCAGCGTCTGATTCAGCTCAAAAGCGATCAGCTGGCCAAGATGCAGGCTTCAGGCGCTGTGGTTCCAGCGGCTGCGCCGGCCACTCCAGCCACTCCGGCCGCTAATCCGTCCATGCCTGCAGCCTTGGCCGCCACGCCCGGCTCGCCGGAAGCCGCCGCCAAGCCACCCGGCGAAATTGCCCCGGAAGACGCGTTGCCAGCAGGTGCCGCTCAAGTCACGACGCCTGGCATGGAGACACCGTTGGTGGTTGATCCGGCTGCGGTGCAGGGTGCCGAAGAGCAGGATCCGTTCAAACAGTTGCTGAACAACCCGATCGTGCTCGGCATCATCGGTGGCGCAGTGGTGTTGTTGCTGCTGCTGTTGATGCTGTTCCTGGCGCGTCGCCGCAACGCCAAGGCTGAAGCCGAGAAGCATCGCCGTATGGCCCGCGCCCTGGCTGAAGAGTCCGAGTTTGTTTCGGACATGGACATGGAGCTGCCACAGGCTAGCTTCGACGGTCTCGATGTTCCTCCGCCGGGTGTGCGAATGGCGCCCGCCGCCGCAGCCGCAGGTGTGGCGGCTAAAGAGCGTCCTGCCGATCCGCTGGTGCAGGCCGAAATCCATATTGCTTATGGCCGTATGAATCAGGCGGTCGAGCTGTTGGAAGAGTCCGTCAAGGTCGACCCGACTCGCGATGATATTCGCCTCAAACTGATGGAAATCTACGCCGAGCAGGGCAACACCAAAGCGTTCGCTGCACATGAGCGCAAAGTGGTGGCCCGGGGAAAGAACCAAGCTGAGGTCGAGCAGCTAAAAGATAACAACCCGACCATCGCTGCTGCCGCCGTCACTGCAGCAGCTGCAACCGCGACTGCCGCTGCATTGGCAGCCGAGATGGACGCCAAATACGTTGAAAGCCTGCTGCTCGATGAGCAGGAGCCGGAATCTGAGGTCGTAGCGGCTGAGCCAGCGCCACAACCTGAGCCGGAACCGGCTCCGATTGTCGATGCTGATGATCAGGACAACGATTTTGACTTGAGCATGGATGATCTGGAGCAGGCTGCGCCTGAGCCTGAGCCTGTGTTGCCAGCCAGTGACTTCGAGCTTGATGCGCCGGTTGTAGCGGCAGATGAGCCAAGTTTCGAAACCTTGCTCAGGCAGCAAAATGAAACGCCGGCGATCAACACCCCTGATGATCTGGACGATTTTGATCTCGATCTGGCTGAAGACGAGCCCGCGTTGACCACCGAAGACGATTTCCTGCTCAGCCTGGAAAACGACCCGCTGGACCTGGGTGAAACGCCGACCGTTGCACCACAGCCAGAGCCCGAGCTGGAACATGATCTAGATCTTCCGGACGATTTTGATCTGTCGCTAGCTGATGAGATCGAGACCGATCAGGCCACTCAGGCTTTTGCTTCGGAAATCGACGACGTCAACGCTGAACTGGAGCGTCTGTCGCAGAACCTGGAAAGCCCACCGATAGCCGAGCCATTTCAGACGCCAAGTTTTACGGCCGACGACATGGCAGCCATGGACGACGAACCTGAGTTCGACTTCCTTTCCGGCACCGACGAGGCCGCCACCAAACTCGATCTGGCGCGAGCCTACATTGAGATGGGTGACAGCGACGGCGCGCGGGATATCCTCGATGAAGTGGTCACCGAGGGCGATGACAGCCAGAAAACCGAGGCCAGAGAGATGCTCGGTCGCCTGGTCTGAATCATCCCGGCAACACAGCAACGGCCGCTTATGCGGCCGTTTGCATTTAAAGTGCCCAGACGTGGCGTCTTTTTTCGGCGGCCCTATAATGGCCGCCATTTCGCAAACCGACAGGCTTTAACTTCTTGGCGAACATAGACACTCCGGCGGCCGAAATGGCTGCTGATGGCTTTTCCCGAATTGCGCTCGGGGTCGAATACAAGGGCTCGCGATACTGCGGCTGGCAGCGTCAGGCATCCGGCGTGTTGACCGTGCAGGAAACACTCGAAAACGCGTTGTCGAAGGTGGCCGACTCGCCCGTGTCGCTGATGTGCGCCGGTCGGACCGATGCGGGCGTGCACGCCTGCGGTCAAGTGGTGCATTTCGACACCCGTGCCGAGCGCTCCTTGAAGGCCTGGGTGATGGGCGCCAATATCAACCTGCCTCACGATATCAGCGTGAGCTGGGCCAGAGTCATGCCCGCTGATTTCCATGCGCGCTTCAAGGCCATCGCCCGGCGTTATCGCTACGTCATCTACAACGATCAGATCCGACCCGCGCACCTGAACCAGGAAATCACCTGGAATCACCGGCCGCTGGATGTCGAACGCATGGCCGAGGCTGCGCAGTATCTGGTCGGTACCCATGATTTCAGCGCGTTCCGGGCCGGGCAATGCCAGGCCAAATCGCCTATCAAGCAACTGCACCATCTGCGGGTGACGCGGCACGGCAAGATGATTGTCATTGATGTGCGCGCCAATGCCTTCCTGCATCACATGGTGCGCAACATTGCCGGGGTGCTGATGACCATCGGTACCGGCGAGCGGCCGATCGAGTGGGCGCGCGAGGTGTTGGAAAGCAAAGTGCGGCGCACTGGCGGGGTCACGGCCCATCCATTTGGCCTTTATCTGGTACAGGTGGAGTACCGGGACGAATTCCCGCTGCCGGATCGCTACATCGGGCCGCATTTTCTGACAGGTTTCTCGGAATTGGACGGCTGACGCTCGGTGCAGCATTTGCTAATATCCGGGCCTTTCCCGAAAGGCTTGAGGTTATTTACATGTCAGCCGTTCGCAGCAAGATCTGCGGTATTACCCGCATAGAAGATGCCTTGGCCGCTGTTGAAGCGGGTGCCGACGCCATCGGTTTTGTGTTCTACCCTAAAAGTCCCAGGGCCGTCAGCGTGCATCAGGCTCGGGCGATCATCGCTGCGTTGCCGCCTTTCATCAGTACGGTGGGGCTGTTTGTCAACGCCAGCCGCTGTGAATTGAACGAGATGCTCGACGCCGTGCCTCTGGACCTGCTGCAGTTCCACGGCGATGAGACGCCGGAGCAGTGCGAGGGTTATCATCGCCCGTTCATCAAGGCGCTGCGCGTGCAGGCCAGTGACGATATTGCAGGCAGTTGCCGGGCTTATGCCAAGGCCAGCGGCATTCTGCTGGACACGTTTGTCTCGGGCGTGCCGGGTGGTACAGGTGAAACATTTGACTGGGCATTGATTCCGGACAATCTGGACAAGCCGATTATCCTGGCGGGCGGGCTTACCTCCGCCAATGTCGCCCAGGCCATTGCCCAGGTTCGCCCTTATGCGGTTGATGTCAGTGGCGGGGTCGAAAAAAGCAAAGGCATCAAGGATCATGACAAGATCCGCGCGTTCATGAGTGCGGTGCATGGCGCTTGATGGCGGCTGAACCGGGTTGCACGTACGATGTGACGGCTTTTGGCCGACCATCGTCCACAACCCTGTCTGCACCGCATGCGGGTAGTCTGAATTTTACGCGGCGAGGGCGGCAGCATCCCCTGGTCACGATTGAAAAGAGTCACGATTGAAGTTGCACGCGTTGCAGGTCTCGCCCTACGGCGGCCGCAGTCGGCAGCTCCAAGCCATTTACGAATTTAGCTCAAGGGCATGCGCAGGCGCTGAGTCGCCTCGCGTTCGAGCCATCGGTACTGGAGAAACAAAGCATGAGCAACTGGTTGGTAGACAAGCTGATCCCCTCGATCATGCGTTCCGAGGTCAAGAAAAGCTCGGTCCCCGAAGGCCTTTGGCACAAGTGCCCGTCCTGTGAAGCGGTGCTTTATCGTCCAGAGCTGGAGAAGACCCTGGACGTCTGCCCCAAGTGCAACCACCACATGCGCATCGGTGCGCGTGCGCGTCTGGACATTTTCCTGGATGCCGAAGGTCGTGCTGAAATCGGTGCAGACCTGGAGCCGGTGGATCGCCTGAAGTTTCGCGACAGCAAGAAGTACAAGGATCGCCTGACCGGCGCGCAGAAGCAGACCGGCGAAAAAGACGCCCTGATTTCCATGAGTGGCTCCCTGCTGGGTATGCCGGTTGTGGCGTGTGCGTTCGAATTTTCTTTCATGGGCGGCTCGATGGGCGCCATCGTCGGTGAGCGCTTTGTACAAGCGGCCAACTACGCGCTGGAAAAACGCTGCCCGATGATCTGCTTCGCTGCGTCCGGTGGTGCACGGATGCAGGAAGCGCTGATTTCCCTTATGCAGATGGCCAAAACCTCTGCTGTTCTGGCGCGCCTGCGTGAAGAAGGCCTGCCGTTCATTTCCGTGCTGACCGATCCGGTCTACGGTGGCGTATCCGCGAGTCTGGCGATGCTGGGTGACGTGATCGTTGCCGAGCCTAAAGCGCTGATCGGTTTCGCCGGTCCGCGTGTGATCGAACAGACCGTTCGTGAAAAGCTGCCGGAAGGCTTCCAGCGCAGTGAGTTCCTGCTGGATCACGGCGCTATCGACATGATCATTCATCGCCAGGAGCTGCGTCAGCGCCTGGGCAACCTGCTGGCACAGATGATGAACCTGCCTACGCCCAAGTTCGTGGCGCCGGTTATCGAACCTATCGTCGTTCCGCCGGCTCCGGCTACCGTATGACCCCAGGATCCCTGGGCGACTGGCTCGCTTACCTGGAGCAATTGCACCCTTCGGCCATCGACATGGGGCTGAATCGGTCGCGACAGGTGGCGCAGCAGTTGGGTCTTACCCGACCTGCGCCTCGGGTCATCACCGTCACGGGCACCAATGGCAAGGGTTCTACCTGCGCGTTCCTGGCTTCATTGCTCCGAGCCCAGGGCCTGAAAGTCGGCGTCTACAGCTCTCCGCATCTGCTGCGCTACAACGAGCGTGTGCAAGTGCAGGGCGTTGAAGCCACGGACCTTGAGCTGTGTGACGCATTCGCTGTCGTTGAAGCGGCTCGCGGTGATGTAACCCTGACCTACTTCGAGATGGGCACCCTGGCTGCATTCTGGTTGTTCGAGCAAGCCGCGCTGGATGTCGCTGTGCTTGAAGTCGGCCTTGGTGGTCGCCTTGATGCGGTCAACCTTGTTGATTCCGATATCGCCGTGGTCACCAGCATTGGTGTTGACCATGCGGACTGGCTGGGTGATACCCGCGAATCGGTAGCCTTCGAGAAGGCAGGGATTTTCCGTGCAGACCGCCCGGCGGTGTGCGGCGATCCGTTGCCGCCGACCCCGTTGCTGGACAAGGCACAAGAGTTGAATTGCCCGATATGGGTCAGAGGGCGTGAGTTCGACCTTTCGATCGGTGATCGGCACTGGAGTTGGGTGGGGCAGGACGGGCAGGGGCAGCGGGTTGAGCTGCATGACCTGCCTTTGCTCGACTTGCCCATGGAGAACGCCGCGTTGGCGCTTCAGACCTTCCTGTTGCTGGGAATGGCTTGGGAGCCTGAGCAGATTCGCGCGGCGCTGGACGCAACCCGTATCATCGGTCGTCTCGATCGTCGCTCGTTTATCTGGCATGGCAAGCGGCTCAATCTGCTTCTGGATGTGGGCCACAATCCCCATGCGGCGCAGTTTCTGGCCAGTCGTCTGGCACAGCGCGCTATTACGGGCCAGCGTTTCGCCGTGTTCGGCTTGCTGGCCGACAA of the Paucimonas lemoignei genome contains:
- the accD_1 gene encoding acetyl-CoA carboxylase; the protein is MSNWLVDKLIPSIMRSEVKKSSVPEGLWHKCPSCEAVLYRPELEKTLDVCPKCNHHMRIGARARLDIFLDAEGRAEIGADLEPVDRLKFRDSKKYKDRLTGAQKQTGEKDALISMSGSLLGMPVVACAFEFSFMGGSMGAIVGERFVQAANYALEKRCPMICFAASGGARMQEALISLMQMAKTSAVLARLREEGLPFISVLTDPVYGGVSASLAMLGDVIVAEPKALIGFAGPRVIEQTVREKLPEGFQRSEFLLDHGAIDMIIHRQELRQRLGNLLAQMMNLPTPKFVAPVIEPIVVPPAPATV
- a CDS encoding lipoprotein, translated to MRSLVLLLALLALNGCMSVSDMAQGTRDQLSDAGILDHSNTRRLSNFRLQADSFIYIAQGAFAPHGAGALPRQNVVAEEAFNGFVEYFPMVRRARAPLGLDEAMTEARSMGAHYLLYTRFAKADDRIGNTDEWSDQEAVDRLGIDNGVIQLMVIETSTRYLIDSARIHIRGGLLTLYDTSPEDLLAPPLEEYARSLLGVSR
- the usg gene encoding aspartate-semialdehyde dehydrogenase — encoded protein: MDQSFDIAVIGATGTVGETIVQILEERNFPVAQLHLLASIESAGHSVPFRGKNVRVREVDEFDFSKAQVAFFAAGPAITRSYAARATAAGCSVIDLSGGLTCEEAPGVVPEINAALLESFGKPFQVGSPSASGAALSLTLAPLREVLEILRVNVTACLAVSSQGREGVAELARQTTELLNVRPLEPRFFDRQMAFNVLAQVGAPDADGHAPLEKRLVAELRELLDLPLLKVAATCIQVPVFFGDSFTVSLETAAPVDLAAVNKALEAAAGIELVEEGDYPTAVGDAVGQDVVYVGRVRSGIDDPCQLNLWVTADNVRKGAALNAVQVAELLIKDYV
- the truA gene encoding tRNA pseudouridine synthase A is translated as MANIDTPAAEMAADGFSRIALGVEYKGSRYCGWQRQASGVLTVQETLENALSKVADSPVSLMCAGRTDAGVHACGQVVHFDTRAERSLKAWVMGANINLPHDISVSWARVMPADFHARFKAIARRYRYVIYNDQIRPAHLNQEITWNHRPLDVERMAEAAQYLVGTHDFSAFRAGQCQAKSPIKQLHHLRVTRHGKMIVIDVRANAFLHHMVRNIAGVLMTIGTGERPIEWAREVLESKVRRTGGVTAHPFGLYLVQVEYRDEFPLPDRYIGPHFLTGFSELDG
- the folC gene encoding folylpolyglutamate synthetase, encoding MTPGSLGDWLAYLEQLHPSAIDMGLNRSRQVAQQLGLTRPAPRVITVTGTNGKGSTCAFLASLLRAQGLKVGVYSSPHLLRYNERVQVQGVEATDLELCDAFAVVEAARGDVTLTYFEMGTLAAFWLFEQAALDVAVLEVGLGGRLDAVNLVDSDIAVVTSIGVDHADWLGDTRESVAFEKAGIFRADRPAVCGDPLPPTPLLDKAQELNCPIWVRGREFDLSIGDRHWSWVGQDGQGQRVELHDLPLLDLPMENAALALQTFLLLGMAWEPEQIRAALDATRIIGRLDRRSFIWHGKRLNLLLDVGHNPHAAQFLASRLAQRAITGQRFAVFGLLADKELEGVVAELASSIENWAVAPLPTSRSRPAADLQAALQNLGAKVTSYQSVALALEAQCAHATADDEILLFGSFYCVAEALEWLTRHAKEEAANGTAG
- a CDS encoding LysM domain-containing protein, translated to MVQVRKLVLAIAAASALSSGMAQALGLGELSVKSTLNQPLVAEIELTEAQGLNPAQVVPSLATTADFAQAGITRQAFLNDLTFTPVINASGKSVLRITSTRPVREPFVKFLVQVLWPNGRLLREYSLLLDPPKYSPEAAAAATAAANPAAPAQLPSTAPATTEPATPPAAPAPEPAAQTPPAAAPASDAKPVLYTTSNNDTLWEIAEKVRNGGTVQQTMLAIQALNPNAFIGGNINRLKKGQVLRLPNAEQSKVTPQPQAINEVAAQNQAWRQGRSTPTGARQLDATRRDRAGSAPSQVEAKDNLSLVSAGSNGANGAAGDKNLANKLAVAEENLDTARRDNAELKSRMNDLQSQLDKMQRLIQLKSDQLAKMQASGAVVPAAAPATPATPAANPSMPAALAATPGSPEAAAKPPGEIAPEDALPAGAAQVTTPGMETPLVVDPAAVQGAEEQDPFKQLLNNPIVLGIIGGAVVLLLLLLMLFLARRRNAKAEAEKHRRMARALAEESEFVSDMDMELPQASFDGLDVPPPGVRMAPAAAAAGVAAKERPADPLVQAEIHIAYGRMNQAVELLEESVKVDPTRDDIRLKLMEIYAEQGNTKAFAAHERKVVARGKNQAEVEQLKDNNPTIAAAAVTAAAATATAAALAAEMDAKYVESLLLDEQEPESEVVAAEPAPQPEPEPAPIVDADDQDNDFDLSMDDLEQAAPEPEPVLPASDFELDAPVVAADEPSFETLLRQQNETPAINTPDDLDDFDLDLAEDEPALTTEDDFLLSLENDPLDLGETPTVAPQPEPELEHDLDLPDDFDLSLADEIETDQATQAFASEIDDVNAELERLSQNLESPPIAEPFQTPSFTADDMAAMDDEPEFDFLSGTDEAATKLDLARAYIEMGDSDGARDILDEVVTEGDDSQKTEAREMLGRLV
- the trpF gene encoding N-(5'-phosphoribosyl)anthranilate isomerase codes for the protein MSAVRSKICGITRIEDALAAVEAGADAIGFVFYPKSPRAVSVHQARAIIAALPPFISTVGLFVNASRCELNEMLDAVPLDLLQFHGDETPEQCEGYHRPFIKALRVQASDDIAGSCRAYAKASGILLDTFVSGVPGGTGETFDWALIPDNLDKPIILAGGLTSANVAQAIAQVRPYAVDVSGGVEKSKGIKDHDKIRAFMSAVHGA